A part of Nitrospiraceae bacterium genomic DNA contains:
- the alr gene encoding alanine racemase, which produces MDRGPIAEVDLEAISKNYRTAKKITKGRPVIAVVKADAYGHGAIEVSRKLVKEGVSQLAVAYTSEAVALRHAGIKVPLLVFFDRQDIDDYFRYNLTPVIYDAKTALIFSRAAKSLKKTINVHLKIDTGMGRMGFDSDCIMTKIKTIAGMDFLNITGFMSHFSDADLSDKSYALRQLELFASVKKSLQKKIMKSAVFHIANSAAVLSFKDAYLDAVRPGIMLYGCSPIQNEAYAFLKPAITVKTNILSLRKFNKGKSVGYGRTFITVRDSMIAVLPVGYADGYTRALSNNSDVLVHGKRAPVVGRICMDTMMVDVTGIKDASEDDEVVLLGSQKKSFISASELAAKAGTISYEILTSLGNKSRRIYVDGN; this is translated from the coding sequence TTGGACAGAGGACCAATAGCAGAAGTAGACCTTGAAGCCATATCGAAGAATTACAGGACTGCAAAAAAAATAACAAAAGGCAGACCGGTAATAGCTGTTGTTAAGGCAGATGCCTATGGTCATGGGGCGATTGAGGTCTCAAGGAAACTGGTAAAAGAAGGAGTCTCACAGCTTGCAGTGGCATATACCTCTGAGGCTGTTGCATTAAGACATGCAGGTATAAAAGTCCCTCTTTTAGTGTTTTTTGACAGACAGGATATTGACGATTACTTTCGATATAATCTCACCCCTGTGATATATGACGCTAAGACTGCCTTGATATTTTCCAGAGCAGCAAAGAGCTTAAAGAAAACTATTAATGTCCATCTTAAAATTGATACAGGTATGGGGAGGATGGGTTTCGACAGCGATTGTATAATGACCAAAATAAAGACTATTGCTGGAATGGATTTTTTGAATATTACAGGTTTTATGAGCCATTTTTCGGATGCAGACCTTTCTGATAAATCTTATGCTCTAAGGCAGCTAGAGCTTTTTGCCTCTGTAAAAAAATCCCTGCAAAAAAAAATTATGAAGTCCGCTGTTTTTCATATTGCAAACAGCGCTGCTGTGCTTTCTTTTAAAGACGCATATCTTGATGCAGTAAGGCCGGGAATAATGCTTTATGGATGCTCTCCAATTCAGAATGAAGCGTATGCTTTTTTAAAACCGGCAATAACTGTAAAAACTAATATTCTGTCTTTGCGAAAGTTCAACAAAGGCAAGTCAGTGGGCTACGGAAGAACATTCATAACTGTGCGGGACAGTATGATAGCAGTTTTGCCTGTCGGGTATGCTGATGGTTATACAAGAGCGCTCTCAAATAACTCAGATGTCCTTGTACACGGGAAGCGCGCGCCTGTGGTTGGCAGAATATGTATGGATACTATGATGGTGGATGTAACTGGAATAAAAGACGCATCAGAAGATGATGAGGTTGTTTTGCTTGGAAGCCAGAAAAAATCTTTTATATCAGCTTCAGAGCTTGCAGCAAAGGCAGGTACAATATCCTACGAGATACTTACTTCATTAGGCAATAAATCCAGAAGGATATATGTTGATGGCAACTAA
- a CDS encoding sigma-54 dependent transcriptional regulator has product MLETVLIIDDDDAVRDILKEHLGDEGYDVISCSNAYSGLEIFRSFKVDLVMLDLVMPDTNGIEVLKKIKKLNPRSVVIMMTAYGSIENAVDAMRSGAFDYITKPFNLDDVSFAVKRGIEVSRLEKENIDLKKHLKQKCGVENIIGDSSAMQNIYSLIDKVAPSDSTVLILGESGTGKELISNTIHYNSDRSSKPIVTVNCSAIPHELLESELFGHEKGAFTGAFTTKKGKFEIADGGTVFLDEIGDISFSLQVKLLRFLQERTFERVGGNKTIKVDVRIIAATNKNLEEEVMAGRFRDDLFYRLNVIPVILPSVKERKEDIPLLCNYFINKYCQKRKIPILEISSEAMAALTNYSWPGNVREIENLIERLVVLKNDDIIVLSDLPQKIAGTSSHGSIEKPHYNHIPEKDIDFEKCIQDYEKHLITHALKSEKGNKSQAAKLLNIKRTTLIEKIKRLNIQK; this is encoded by the coding sequence ATGCTGGAAACAGTACTTATCATCGATGATGACGACGCTGTCAGAGATATCCTCAAAGAACATCTTGGAGATGAGGGCTATGATGTTATTTCCTGCTCAAATGCTTATAGCGGTTTAGAGATATTTCGAAGCTTCAAGGTTGATCTTGTTATGCTGGATCTTGTTATGCCTGATACAAACGGTATTGAGGTTTTAAAAAAGATCAAGAAATTAAATCCCCGTTCTGTAGTGATTATGATGACTGCCTATGGCAGTATTGAAAATGCTGTCGATGCCATGAGGTCAGGGGCGTTTGACTATATTACAAAACCTTTTAATCTTGACGATGTTTCATTTGCTGTAAAAAGAGGGATAGAAGTGAGCAGACTTGAGAAGGAGAATATTGATCTGAAAAAACATTTAAAACAAAAATGTGGTGTCGAAAATATAATCGGTGATTCTAGTGCAATGCAGAATATTTACAGCCTTATTGATAAGGTTGCTCCAAGTGACAGCACGGTTTTAATTCTTGGTGAGAGCGGAACAGGCAAGGAACTAATTTCAAATACAATTCATTATAACAGTGACAGAAGCTCTAAGCCCATTGTTACAGTCAACTGCAGCGCAATCCCTCACGAACTTCTTGAAAGCGAACTTTTTGGCCATGAAAAGGGAGCATTTACTGGCGCATTTACAACAAAGAAAGGCAAATTTGAAATTGCAGACGGAGGAACAGTCTTTCTTGATGAGATAGGCGATATAAGTTTTAGCCTGCAGGTAAAACTTCTGAGATTTTTGCAGGAAAGAACGTTTGAGAGAGTCGGAGGAAATAAAACAATAAAGGTTGATGTAAGAATAATTGCAGCAACGAATAAGAATCTTGAGGAAGAGGTTATGGCCGGCAGATTCAGGGATGATCTTTTCTACAGGCTTAATGTGATTCCTGTAATTCTTCCCTCTGTAAAAGAGCGTAAGGAGGATATTCCCTTGCTTTGTAACTATTTTATAAATAAATACTGTCAAAAACGAAAAATCCCAATATTGGAAATAAGCAGTGAAGCGATGGCTGCTCTAACAAACTACTCATGGCCTGGCAATGTAAGGGAGATTGAGAATCTGATTGAGAGACTGGTTGTTTTAAAAAATGATGATATTATTGTGCTTTCGGATTTACCACAGAAGATAGCAGGGACGTCAAGCCATGGCAGTATTGAAAAGCCTCATTACAATCATATCCCTGAGAAGGATATAGATTTTGAAAAATGCATTCAGGATTATGAAAAACATCTTATAACACATGCCCTGAAATCAGAGAAAGGGAATAAAAGTCAGGCTGCAAAACTGCTGAATATAAAGAGAACAACTCTAATAGAAAAAATTAAAAGGCTGAATATACAAAAATAA
- a CDS encoding MFS transporter → MSLKNKKQVISWCLFDFANSSYSAVIAAVIFPVYYANQIVGNDAGLGDLWWGRVISLSMAFIVLTSPFIGGMADFGGIRKRLLFAYTALCILSVSLLSFVQKGMVIEGFALAVLANIGMEGGLVFYNSFLPEISEKKYQGRVSSWGFGIGYAGSISALVFALMLINKGFFNYTWFMVSVFFALFSIPAFLFLPEDKRHGFGKIMSSSLKGMRYTWNTFKKIWSEKEMRKFLIAYLFYEDGVNTVIVFSSIFAATTLGFNTQELIMLYIFIQVTALTGAFIMAKPVDSWGPKKIVTLSLVMWSIVSVSAYFVQTKSEFWLVAFIAGFGLGSVQAASRAFFTQFIPDGHESEYFGVYSMVGKSSAVFGPLVFGYMSSLYASQRLAILAVAGFFTAGLVILQFVKGGRPNVKKSLIPFFD, encoded by the coding sequence ATGTCTCTTAAGAATAAAAAGCAGGTCATAAGCTGGTGCTTATTTGATTTCGCCAATTCAAGCTATTCTGCAGTCATAGCTGCTGTTATCTTTCCTGTTTATTATGCAAACCAGATCGTGGGCAATGATGCAGGTCTTGGTGATCTTTGGTGGGGAAGGGTCATTTCATTAAGCATGGCATTTATAGTGCTCACATCTCCATTTATCGGCGGCATGGCTGATTTTGGCGGAATAAGAAAAAGACTACTCTTTGCATACACTGCTTTATGCATCCTGTCAGTTTCTTTATTGTCTTTTGTTCAAAAAGGAATGGTGATAGAAGGCTTTGCACTTGCAGTGCTTGCGAATATCGGCATGGAAGGCGGACTTGTATTTTATAATTCATTTCTCCCTGAGATTTCCGAGAAAAAATATCAGGGCAGGGTCTCTTCATGGGGATTCGGGATCGGTTATGCTGGTTCTATATCAGCTCTTGTTTTTGCTTTGATGCTTATAAATAAGGGTTTTTTTAACTACACTTGGTTTATGGTCTCTGTTTTTTTTGCATTGTTTTCTATCCCTGCTTTTTTATTTCTGCCTGAAGATAAGAGACATGGATTCGGAAAGATTATGAGTTCGTCATTGAAAGGCATGAGATACACATGGAATACATTCAAAAAAATCTGGTCGGAAAAAGAGATGAGAAAATTTTTAATAGCTTATCTGTTTTACGAAGACGGAGTTAATACTGTGATTGTTTTTTCGAGCATATTTGCTGCAACTACACTTGGATTTAACACGCAGGAACTTATAATGCTTTATATTTTTATTCAGGTTACAGCCTTAACAGGCGCATTTATTATGGCAAAGCCTGTTGATTCATGGGGTCCGAAAAAAATTGTTACTCTGTCTTTGGTAATGTGGTCGATAGTTTCGGTATCTGCTTATTTTGTGCAGACCAAATCAGAATTCTGGCTTGTTGCTTTTATTGCAGGTTTTGGTCTCGGCAGTGTGCAGGCAGCATCCCGTGCTTTTTTTACTCAGTTTATTCCTGACGGCCATGAATCCGAATATTTCGGCGTATATTCGATGGTGGGGAAATCCTCTGCAGTATTCGGCCCTTTGGTGTTTGGTTATATGTCTTCTTTATACGCGAGCCAGCGTCTGGCAATTTTGGCTGTGGCTGGTTTTTTTACTGCAGGACTTGTTATTCTCCAGTTTGTAAAAGGCGGCAGACCTAATGTTAAGAAGAGCCTGATACCTTTTTTTGACTGA
- a CDS encoding twin-arginine translocase TatA/TatE family subunit — protein sequence MFGLGMQELIVIMIIVVVLFGATRLPQLGEGIGKAIRNFKKSMSDQEEIDVTPKKSDSEEKKEEKK from the coding sequence ATGTTTGGATTAGGCATGCAGGAATTGATAGTCATTATGATAATCGTTGTCGTGCTTTTTGGTGCAACAAGGCTTCCGCAGCTTGGTGAAGGGATAGGAAAGGCAATAAGAAATTTCAAAAAATCAATGTCAGACCAGGAAGAGATAGACGTTACCCCTAAAAAGTCTGATTCAGAAGAAAAAAAAGAAGAAAAAAAATAA
- a CDS encoding NAD(P)/FAD-dependent oxidoreductase — protein sequence MKIIEKDAVIIGAGASGLMCAAEAGKRGRKVLVIDHSEKPAKKIKASGGGRCNFTNLNIDYENYISDNPHFCRSALARFTPNDFTAMVKKHGIEYYEKEKGQIFCRQTSTDIIKMLLKECNDAGVEIKLDSKIDKISKQSGFLISTNLGQIQTESLVIATGGLSYPELGATDIGFRIARQFGLNIIKPRPALVPLLFSQKDQQKFRDLSGTSFDAFVTCNKKQFSGQVLFTHSGLSGPAILQASSYWNKGDDIIINLSPEKNAHDILMSKRTSKMELSTLLSLYLPKRFCKIWCETHIQSRAMNSYSEKELIKIEENLHRWVIKPESTAGYKKAEVTAGGIDTNELSSKTMEAKKVSGLYFIGEVVDVTGHLGGYNLQWAWSSGFAAGQFV from the coding sequence ATGAAAATTATCGAGAAAGATGCAGTGATCATAGGTGCAGGCGCTTCAGGCCTAATGTGCGCAGCCGAAGCAGGCAAGCGCGGCCGGAAAGTACTTGTTATCGATCATTCTGAGAAGCCCGCGAAAAAGATAAAGGCATCTGGAGGTGGAAGATGCAATTTCACTAACTTAAATATAGATTATGAAAATTATATATCGGACAATCCGCACTTCTGCAGATCAGCACTTGCCAGATTTACTCCAAATGATTTTACAGCAATGGTAAAGAAACATGGCATTGAATATTATGAAAAAGAAAAAGGACAAATATTCTGCAGACAGACTTCCACAGATATAATCAAGATGCTCTTAAAAGAATGCAATGATGCTGGTGTAGAAATAAAACTTGATTCCAAGATTGATAAAATTTCAAAACAATCCGGTTTTCTGATCTCAACAAATCTCGGACAGATACAGACAGAATCTCTGGTTATTGCAACAGGCGGACTTTCATATCCAGAACTCGGCGCAACAGACATTGGATTTAGAATCGCAAGACAATTCGGTCTTAATATTATAAAACCAAGACCTGCGCTCGTTCCGCTTTTATTTAGTCAGAAAGACCAACAGAAATTCAGAGACCTAAGCGGAACATCATTTGATGCATTTGTCACCTGCAATAAAAAACAATTCTCAGGACAGGTTCTTTTTACACATTCAGGTTTAAGCGGGCCTGCGATACTTCAGGCATCATCATACTGGAACAAAGGCGATGATATCATCATAAATCTTTCCCCAGAAAAAAATGCCCATGATATCTTAATGTCTAAACGCACAAGCAAGATGGAGCTAAGCACACTGCTTTCTTTATATCTTCCTAAACGCTTCTGCAAAATTTGGTGCGAAACACATATCCAGTCACGCGCTATGAATTCTTACAGCGAAAAAGAATTAATAAAGATTGAAGAAAATTTACATAGATGGGTAATTAAACCAGAATCAACAGCAGGATATAAAAAAGCAGAAGTTACAGCAGGCGGCATCGACACAAATGAGCTGTCCTCAAAAACAATGGAGGCAAAGAAAGTGTCGGGACTTTATTTTATCGGAGAGGTTGTTGATGTCACAGGTCATCTTGGAGGATACAATCTTCAGTGGGCGTGGTCATCCGGCTTCGCAGCAGGACAATTTGTGTAA
- a CDS encoding FliA/WhiG family RNA polymerase sigma factor, giving the protein MIFEDMTCQKSEEDIEAIVSHYLPKIKYYASKLSFNLPSGLSEEDLVSAGVAGLLESMKRYDSKREASLKTFSDCRIKGAIIDEIRAMLWTSRDARKKISNLRTACQSLADKFSRPPTDCEITDELGISFKKLNKIYFASHMNNIQSLNETITGNEGETKEIIDYLSTDDNNPFEVLEIKQSRMRLESEIRKLPFREKLIILLYYYEELRLKDISKIMRVTESRICQILNNALSRLKENISDTALLT; this is encoded by the coding sequence ATGATATTCGAAGATATGACTTGCCAAAAATCTGAAGAAGATATCGAAGCAATAGTAAGTCATTATCTTCCTAAAATTAAATATTATGCATCTAAATTGTCATTTAATCTTCCTTCAGGACTCAGCGAGGAAGACCTGGTAAGTGCAGGCGTTGCAGGGCTATTAGAGTCAATGAAGCGCTATGATTCAAAAAGAGAAGCATCTCTAAAAACTTTCTCAGATTGCAGAATTAAAGGTGCGATAATAGATGAGATCAGGGCGATGTTGTGGACCTCGAGGGATGCGAGAAAAAAAATTTCTAATCTCAGAACAGCATGCCAATCACTTGCAGATAAATTTTCAAGACCTCCAACAGACTGCGAGATTACAGATGAATTAGGGATTAGTTTCAAAAAATTAAATAAAATATATTTTGCATCGCATATGAATAATATTCAGAGTTTAAATGAGACCATAACCGGCAATGAGGGGGAAACAAAGGAAATCATTGATTACTTATCCACAGATGATAATAATCCCTTTGAAGTGCTCGAAATAAAACAGTCTCGAATGAGACTCGAATCCGAAATAAGAAAACTCCCTTTCAGGGAAAAGTTGATAATTCTTCTTTATTACTATGAAGAACTTAGGCTGAAGGATATATCAAAGATCATGAGAGTAACTGAATCCAGGATATGCCAGATATTAAATAACGCTTTAAGTAGACTGAAAGAAAATATAAGTGATACAGCATTGCTGACTTAG
- the rny gene encoding ribonuclease Y, translated as MVDTTYMILLAIGIGIAVGTILSLIYRNSIKPQRLELEKQKEKLLGEAKRDAEAIRKEAALEAKDILYQAKSEAEKELKEKRFELTQLEKRLRQKEETIERKLDQIEKREQELNKREKDFNAKERAIYEKENQYNQLIKEQTLQLERISGITSAQAKDELFKRIEEESRFEAAKLAKKIEDEAKDTAEKKSKEIISLAVQRFSSDYVADATVSAVTLPNDEMKGRIIGREGRNIRAIEAATGVDLIVDDTPEVVTLSAFDPVRREIARLSLERLINDGRIHPTRIEEIVEKVKKEVDTTIREEGEKAVFDLGLSGIHPEIIKLLGRLKYRTSYGQPVLQHSMEVAYLSGIMAGELGVDIKLAKRAGLLHDIGKAVDHEIEGSHQEIGSTLAKKYGENPKVVNAILVHHGEGDPITPEAALVGAADALSAARPGVRRESIEGYLKRLEQLEQMAMSYKGVEKCYAIQAGREIRIIVKPEDINDEMSSVISKELAKKIESELTYPGQIKVTVIRESRHVEYAK; from the coding sequence ATGGTTGATACAACTTATATGATACTGCTTGCCATTGGTATCGGCATTGCTGTCGGCACAATCCTGAGCCTTATATACAGAAATTCTATTAAACCTCAAAGGCTTGAGCTTGAAAAGCAGAAAGAAAAACTGCTTGGCGAGGCAAAAAGAGATGCAGAGGCAATAAGAAAGGAAGCTGCATTAGAGGCAAAAGATATTCTGTATCAAGCTAAATCCGAGGCAGAAAAAGAACTAAAAGAAAAACGTTTTGAACTCACACAACTTGAAAAAAGACTGAGGCAAAAAGAAGAAACAATCGAAAGAAAACTTGATCAGATCGAGAAAAGAGAACAGGAGCTAAACAAACGAGAAAAAGATTTTAACGCTAAAGAACGTGCAATATACGAAAAAGAAAATCAGTACAATCAGCTAATAAAAGAGCAGACTTTACAGCTGGAAAGGATTTCCGGAATAACTTCCGCTCAAGCAAAGGATGAGCTTTTTAAGAGGATTGAAGAAGAATCGCGTTTTGAAGCGGCAAAACTTGCAAAAAAGATTGAGGATGAAGCAAAAGATACTGCTGAAAAAAAATCAAAAGAAATTATCAGCCTCGCTGTTCAGAGATTTTCAAGCGATTATGTGGCTGACGCAACGGTCTCTGCCGTAACTCTTCCGAATGATGAAATGAAAGGAAGAATAATCGGAAGAGAAGGCAGAAATATACGCGCAATTGAAGCAGCAACAGGAGTTGATCTTATCGTCGATGATACCCCGGAAGTTGTTACCCTCTCTGCATTTGATCCTGTAAGAAGAGAGATTGCAAGACTTTCACTCGAGCGTCTTATAAATGACGGCAGAATCCATCCAACAAGAATCGAGGAGATAGTCGAAAAGGTGAAAAAAGAAGTAGATACAACTATCAGAGAAGAGGGAGAAAAAGCTGTTTTTGATCTTGGACTCTCAGGGATTCATCCTGAGATAATCAAGCTGCTCGGAAGGCTCAAATACAGGACATCTTACGGGCAGCCTGTTCTCCAGCATTCAATGGAAGTAGCATATCTGTCAGGGATCATGGCAGGAGAGCTGGGAGTTGATATTAAGCTGGCAAAGAGAGCAGGACTGCTCCATGACATAGGCAAAGCTGTAGATCATGAGATTGAAGGCTCTCATCAAGAAATAGGATCAACACTGGCAAAAAAATACGGTGAAAATCCTAAGGTTGTAAATGCAATCCTTGTTCACCATGGAGAAGGAGATCCAATAACGCCAGAGGCTGCGCTTGTAGGCGCTGCTGATGCGCTCTCAGCCGCAAGACCAGGTGTAAGAAGAGAAAGCATCGAAGGTTACCTCAAACGACTGGAACAGCTCGAACAAATGGCAATGTCATACAAAGGTGTTGAAAAATGCTATGCCATACAGGCAGGCCGAGAGATCAGAATAATTGTAAAACCAGAGGATATAAATGATGAGATGTCTTCAGTAATTTCCAAAGAACTGGCAAAAAAAATTGAATCAGAATTGACATATCCTGGACAGATAAAAGTTACGGTTATAAGAGAATCGCGGCATGTGGAGTACGCAAAATAA
- a CDS encoding DUF4824 family protein → MRKYGLLGAITLLLIVNAFVFAGILINRSGSPEAAIELTERELPLAYTRDENTGISLSLKYDYDREWLDKKKLIAIGFDCSVPEGSPEADIFYRHVLPHKTYAVFEYDGETWKRWIEKQEKLIADLEKKIRQGKSDKEELGRLQTRFKRDIKTRTRLFPIDADNDPVALRNRYPDNSRFIILPVVVRMNYYFTSYENKKSPKKIIGFLTDVLVDSIHVPLGKRSLLEPLRYKEKREYYTEKITEPRYVVKLHFGKRYEPWVVDVRQIKNSKN, encoded by the coding sequence ATGAGAAAATATGGACTGCTAGGCGCGATAACGCTGTTGCTGATTGTCAATGCCTTTGTATTCGCAGGCATTTTAATTAATCGATCAGGTTCTCCTGAGGCAGCTATCGAACTTACAGAACGCGAGCTTCCCCTTGCCTATACCAGGGACGAGAATACTGGCATTTCTCTCTCTCTTAAGTATGATTATGATAGAGAATGGCTAGACAAAAAGAAGCTTATTGCCATAGGATTTGACTGCAGTGTACCAGAAGGAAGCCCTGAGGCCGACATTTTCTATAGGCATGTGCTGCCGCATAAGACCTATGCAGTTTTCGAATATGATGGTGAGACATGGAAACGATGGATAGAGAAACAAGAAAAATTGATTGCAGATCTCGAAAAAAAAATAAGGCAGGGAAAATCAGATAAAGAAGAATTAGGAAGGCTTCAGACGAGGTTTAAGCGAGATATAAAAACCAGAACACGTCTTTTTCCTATTGATGCAGACAATGACCCTGTTGCGCTTAGGAACCGCTATCCTGACAATAGCCGTTTTATTATTCTTCCTGTTGTTGTCAGAATGAATTATTATTTTACTTCGTATGAGAACAAAAAAAGTCCCAAAAAAATAATCGGATTTCTGACAGATGTGCTTGTTGATAGCATCCATGTGCCTCTGGGTAAACGTTCCTTGCTGGAACCTCTTCGTTATAAAGAGAAACGTGAGTATTACACCGAAAAAATAACAGAGCCGAGATATGTCGTAAAACTACACTTTGGTAAGCGATACGAGCCATGGGTTGTCGATGTCAGACAGATAAAAAATAGCAAAAATTAG
- a CDS encoding TIGR00282 family metallophosphoesterase: MKILFIGDIVGKVGRVTLKGLLPNLVDRYKIDVVIANGENAAGGFGITEQTAEELFNYGVHVITTGNHIWDKKESLTYITKENRVIRPVNYPPGVPGYGSFVHTVPDGTKIGVINISGRVFMSNLDCPFRTGEKEIELVQKSAKIIIVDFHAEATSEKVAFGYFIDGKVSAVLGTHTHIQTADEKILSNGTAYITDVGMTGPSISVIGIETEQIIERFLKQMPMKFATAQGQGIFSAVIVEVNKDTGKAVAIQRLQLNYP; the protein is encoded by the coding sequence ATGAAAATATTATTTATTGGTGATATCGTCGGCAAGGTGGGCAGGGTCACTCTCAAAGGGCTTCTGCCCAACCTTGTTGACAGGTATAAGATCGATGTTGTTATTGCAAATGGAGAGAATGCAGCAGGCGGCTTTGGAATAACAGAACAGACAGCAGAAGAGCTTTTTAACTATGGAGTTCATGTTATTACCACAGGCAATCATATATGGGATAAAAAGGAATCTCTTACATATATCACAAAAGAGAACAGAGTAATAAGACCTGTAAATTATCCTCCTGGCGTCCCGGGCTACGGGAGTTTTGTCCACACAGTACCTGACGGCACAAAAATTGGTGTTATAAACATCTCTGGGAGAGTCTTCATGTCAAACCTTGACTGTCCCTTCAGGACTGGCGAGAAAGAAATTGAACTTGTCCAGAAATCCGCAAAAATAATTATCGTTGATTTTCATGCTGAAGCCACATCTGAAAAAGTTGCATTTGGTTATTTTATTGACGGCAAGGTCAGTGCAGTACTTGGAACACACACGCACATACAGACTGCTGATGAAAAGATACTTTCCAATGGGACAGCATATATCACTGATGTTGGGATGACAGGCCCGTCAATTTCCGTAATAGGAATTGAGACTGAGCAGATTATAGAACGTTTTCTCAAACAGATGCCGATGAAATTTGCAACAGCTCAGGGGCAAGGGATATTCTCTGCTGTAATTGTTGAGGTAAACAAAGACACTGGGAAGGCCGTTGCAATTCAAAGACTGCAGCTTAATTATCCTTAG
- a CDS encoding molybdenum cofactor guanylyltransferase, with protein sequence MGIIGMVLAGGENKRIPVLKGHIEINGTRIIDSSIRLLKDFFRKIVISTNSPEHYFYCGLPMIGDVLKERGPATGIYSVLKSTGAEAVFVVACDMPFVHSDMVSLLVGSYKSDCKGRHAVVPIFDNKPEPLLGIYSKSTVNVIQSCIKEGRRSLREMLKQMDVLYIKEKDVRSVDPDGRSFININTMEDLNKTIGG encoded by the coding sequence ATGGGTATAATAGGTATGGTATTGGCTGGCGGAGAGAACAAAAGGATACCTGTACTTAAGGGCCACATTGAAATTAACGGGACAAGAATAATTGATTCCAGTATCAGGCTGCTGAAAGATTTTTTCAGGAAGATTGTTATAAGTACAAATAGCCCTGAGCATTATTTCTATTGCGGTCTGCCAATGATAGGAGATGTTCTAAAAGAAAGGGGACCGGCAACCGGAATATATTCGGTGCTAAAAAGCACAGGTGCTGAAGCAGTATTTGTTGTTGCATGCGATATGCCTTTTGTGCATTCTGATATGGTATCATTACTCGTCGGGAGTTATAAATCAGACTGCAAAGGAAGACATGCTGTTGTGCCAATTTTTGATAATAAGCCGGAGCCTTTGCTGGGGATTTATTCGAAAAGCACAGTTAATGTGATACAGAGCTGCATTAAGGAAGGGCGCAGGAGTCTAAGAGAGATGTTGAAACAGATGGATGTTTTATATATAAAAGAAAAGGATGTCAGGTCAGTTGACCCTGACGGAAGGTCGTTCATTAATATTAATACAATGGAAGATCTAAATAAAACTATAGGAGGATGA